From a single Nitrospirota bacterium genomic region:
- a CDS encoding cation:proton antiporter, giving the protein MPEADTSYNTLIEMAFILIVLFIGGLFASKLRQSVIPAYILIGIFGQHFIKSIELIRILSTVGLILLLFFIGMEFSFTTLVRTWKTTFVSGGIDLALNFPIGFLFGIIIGWDTLSSLYLAGIVYISSSAIITKTIIDNRLSANPESETILSILVYEDLFIALFLGILSGITLSGRVDALSILIVLLKVIGFGVLFLLVFHRFIPHLNSVLNIRSDELFLLLIFGIIMFVSVVAMKLGLSEAIGAFMAGLIISETVHRERVEEKLSPFKDLFAAIFFLSFGMTIDYNGMGGVIWLGVILVVVSIVSKIISGFITGCIQGLSKRASLGIGIGLIARGEFSIILASTAVAGLFSHEIISKIPTITAFYVLVTGIFGAIAMKEYPRISDRLTKR; this is encoded by the coding sequence ATGCCAGAGGCAGATACATCGTATAACACACTCATAGAGATGGCATTTATCCTGATAGTTCTTTTTATCGGTGGTCTATTTGCATCTAAACTGAGACAATCAGTTATTCCTGCCTACATCCTTATAGGTATATTTGGACAGCACTTTATCAAGAGTATAGAACTTATTAGGATTCTCTCAACCGTTGGACTGATACTTCTTCTGTTCTTCATCGGCATGGAGTTTTCTTTCACCACATTAGTTAGAACATGGAAAACTACTTTTGTTTCTGGAGGTATAGACCTTGCACTCAATTTTCCGATAGGTTTTCTGTTCGGCATTATTATTGGATGGGATACACTTTCATCTCTTTATTTAGCAGGCATCGTATATATCAGCAGTTCTGCAATCATCACAAAAACAATAATAGACAACAGACTCTCTGCAAACCCTGAATCAGAGACGATATTGAGTATCCTTGTATATGAAGACCTTTTCATTGCACTCTTTCTCGGGATACTCTCAGGTATAACACTTTCAGGGAGGGTTGATGCACTCTCGATATTGATAGTGCTGTTGAAGGTTATAGGTTTCGGTGTTTTATTTCTGCTGGTATTTCATAGATTCATACCGCATCTTAACAGTGTCCTGAACATAAGATCAGATGAACTCTTCCTTCTTTTAATCTTCGGTATAATTATGTTTGTATCAGTCGTGGCTATGAAACTCGGGCTTTCAGAAGCTATAGGGGCGTTTATGGCAGGTCTGATAATATCTGAGACAGTCCATAGAGAAAGGGTAGAGGAAAAACTAAGTCCTTTCAAAGACCTTTTTGCTGCCATATTCTTTCTTTCCTTCGGGATGACAATAGACTATAATGGGATGGGTGGAGTAATCTGGCTCGGTGTTATACTTGTTGTGGTGTCAATAGTAAGTAAAATCATAAGTGGATTCATTACAGGTTGCATTCAGGGGCTTTCAAAAAGGGCGTCTCTCGGAATTGGCATTGGACTCATAGCAAGGGGTGAGTTTTCTATTATCCTTGCAAGCACTGCTGTAGCAGGGCTATTCTCCCATGAAATAATTTCCAAGATACCCACAATCACAGCGTTTTATGTCCTCGTTACCGGAATATTTGGTGCGATAGCAATGAAGGAGTATCCAAGAATATCAGATAGGTTGACGAAGAGATGA
- a CDS encoding cation:proton antiporter regulatory subunit, with amino-acid sequence MHEAELPGVGKKCWITTSAGEKVTIIRHNIGKIEVYHFMKGEESPSRVFELTEEEARQIGAILTGRCETRIVETMDVVMKDLVIEWVKIEPSSSMVGKSIKEMEIRKKTGVSIVAIIREEAGIPSPAPDEIIHSGDLLLIIGRADQIDKFKNLNSTG; translated from the coding sequence ATGCATGAGGCAGAATTACCAGGTGTAGGGAAGAAATGCTGGATTACGACCAGTGCAGGTGAAAAGGTTACTATTATCAGGCATAACATAGGGAAGATAGAGGTTTACCATTTTATGAAAGGCGAGGAGTCTCCCTCGAGGGTGTTTGAATTAACCGAAGAAGAGGCAAGACAGATAGGGGCAATATTGACAGGCAGGTGTGAAACGAGAATCGTTGAGACGATGGATGTGGTGATGAAAGACCTTGTCATTGAATGGGTGAAGATTGAGCCTTCATCTTCTATGGTCGGGAAAAGCATTAAAGAGATGGAAATCAGAAAGAAGACAGGCGTTTCGATTGTAGCAATAATCAGAGAGGAGGCGGGAATCCCAAGCCCTGCCCCTGATGAGATAATACACTCAGGTGACCTTCTGCTTATAATCGGCAGGGCTGATCAGATAGATAAATTCAAGAATCTTAATTCTACAGGATAA